One Prinia subflava isolate CZ2003 ecotype Zambia chromosome 17, Cam_Psub_1.2, whole genome shotgun sequence DNA segment encodes these proteins:
- the CIAO3 gene encoding cytosolic iron-sulfur assembly component 3 isoform X1: MGRVGFKTIQPQTPHPARLLRAPSSRAWNTSESRGHPQALRAPRSSQCSPGEGRSCCGSPQPPGPCPVPAVPAGAVPGPRCPRRGRARSPLSPPGPCPVPAVPGAVPDPRCPRGRARSPLSPGPCPVPAVPAGAVPGPRCPRRGRARSPLSPPGPCPIPAVPAGAVSGPRCPRRGRARSPLSPPGPCPIPAVPGAVPGPRCPRRGRARSPLSPPGPCPVPAVPAGAVPGPRCPRGRARSPLSPGPCPGQCPGPCPIPAVPGAVPDPRCPRGRARSPLSPPGPCPIPAVPGAVPDPRCPRRGRARSPLSPGPCPIPAVPGAVPGPRCPRRLGGPAELSAHRGGGSGGFLEHIFRHAARELFGIHVGSIRYKPLKNKDFQEVTLERDGEVLLQFALAYGFRNIQNLVQRLKRGKCPYHYVEVMACPSGCLNGGGQIRLEGEGSKEQLQEVERLYESPRAEIPEENQAVRELYQRWLGGWGSDRAREVLHTRYHPVERANSALSIKW, translated from the exons ATGGGCCGGGTGGGATTCAAAACCAtccaaccccaaacccctcaccctgccaggctgctccgaGCCCCTTCCAGCCGGGCCTGGAACACTTCAGAGAGCCGGGGACATCCCCAGGCTCTCCGGGCACCCCGGAGCTCTCAGTGCTCCCCGGGAGAGGGCAGAAGCTGCTGCGGTTCCCCGCagccgccggggccgtgcccggtccccgctgtccccgccggggccgtgcccggtccccgctgtccccgccggggccgtgcccggtccccgctgtccccgccggggccgtgcccggtccccgctgtccccggggccgtgcccgatccccgctgtccccggggccgtgcccgatccccgctgtccccggggcCGTGTCcggtccccgctgtccccgccggggccgtgcccggtccccgctgtccccgccggggccgtgcccggtccccgctgtccccgccggggccgtgcccgatccccgctgtccccgccggggccgtgtccggtccccgctgtccccgccggggccgtgcccgatccccgctgtccccgccggggccgtgcccgatccccgctgtccccggggccgtgcccggtccccgctgtccccgccggggccgtgcccggtccccgctgtccccgccggggccgtgcccggtccccgctgtccccgccggggccgtgcccggtccccgctgtccccggggccgtgcccgatccccgctgtccccggggcCGTGTCCGGGGCAGTGTCCGGGGCCGTGCCCgatccccgctgtccccggggccgtgcccgatccccgctgtccccggggccgtgcccggtccccgctgtccccgccggggccgtgcccgatccccgctgtccccggggccgtgcccgatccccgctgtccccgccggggccgtgcccgatccccgctgtccccggggccgtgcccgatccccgctgtccccggggccgtgcccggtccccgctgtccccgcaggCTGGGCGGGCCGGCGGAGCTCAGCGCGCACCGCGGCGGCGGCTCGGGCGGGTTCCTGGAGCACATCTTCAGACACGCGGCCCGGGAGCTCTTCGGCATCCACGTGGGCTCCATCCGCTACAAACCGCTCAA gaaCAAGGACTTCCAGGAGGTGACcctggagagggatggggaggtgctgctgcagttcGCCCTGGCCTACGGCTTCAGGAACATCCAGAACCTGGTGCAGAGGCTGAAGAGAGGGAAGTGCCCCTATCACTACGTGGAGGTCATGGCCTGTCCCTCAG gCTGTTTGAATGGAGGAGGGCAGATCAGGCTGGAGGGGGAAggcagcaaggagcagctgcaggaggtggagagGCTGTATGAGTCCCCGAGGGCCGAGATTCCCGAGGAGAACCAGGCTGTGAGGGAGCTGTACCAGCGCTGGCTGGGGGGCTGGGGCTCGGACAGGGCGCGGGAGGTGCTGCACACCCGGTACCACCCCGTGGAGAGAGCAAACTCTGCCCTCAGCATCAAGTGGTGA